One Acidobacteriota bacterium genomic region harbors:
- a CDS encoding glutathione synthase: MRLALVVNSIESELAVYTTTRLSVVARKMGHEVWTIEVDSFFQSEDGIVHASARSLPKRSKATSGEKYLEILRGDSAIEEDVSLDDFDVVLLRNDPAADSVERPWAQLSPLLFAQLAVRRGVIVLNDPFSLANALNKTYFQHFPEEVRPRTLISRDPKGIKSFIRALDGDAVIKPLQGSGGTGVFLVRDDDPSNLNQMIEAISRDGYVVVQEYLAEARKGDVRLFVMNGQPLLSKSGEYAAFRRVNKSGDIRSNITAGGSVAKVEVTDEMLALVDAVRPKLIHDGLWFVGLDMVGDKLMEVNVFSPGGLGSAEVLFGVDFCEPVITSLERKLEHKRRYGRNINNKALATV, encoded by the coding sequence ATGAGACTGGCACTCGTCGTCAACTCGATCGAGAGCGAGCTCGCCGTCTACACGACGACCAGACTTTCGGTCGTCGCCCGTAAGATGGGCCACGAAGTCTGGACGATCGAAGTCGATTCATTCTTTCAGTCCGAAGACGGCATCGTTCACGCTTCAGCACGCAGTCTCCCCAAGAGAAGTAAAGCAACCTCGGGGGAAAAGTACCTCGAGATTCTCAGAGGAGACTCGGCCATCGAAGAGGACGTGAGCCTCGACGACTTCGATGTGGTCCTCCTCAGAAACGACCCCGCCGCCGACAGCGTCGAACGGCCGTGGGCCCAGCTGAGCCCCCTTCTCTTCGCACAACTCGCGGTCCGCCGCGGCGTCATCGTTCTCAACGACCCCTTCTCACTCGCGAACGCGCTCAACAAAACCTACTTCCAGCACTTCCCGGAGGAGGTGCGGCCGCGAACATTGATCTCGAGAGATCCGAAGGGAATCAAGAGTTTCATCCGCGCGCTCGACGGGGATGCGGTGATTAAGCCGCTTCAGGGTTCCGGCGGAACTGGCGTGTTCCTGGTTCGCGACGATGATCCGTCGAATCTGAACCAGATGATCGAGGCGATCAGCCGTGATGGCTACGTCGTGGTCCAGGAGTACCTCGCCGAGGCGAGAAAGGGAGACGTCAGACTCTTCGTCATGAACGGCCAGCCGCTGCTGTCAAAGAGCGGTGAGTACGCTGCTTTCAGGCGAGTCAACAAGAGCGGAGACATTAGAAGCAACATTACGGCGGGGGGAAGCGTGGCCAAAGTCGAGGTCACCGATGAAATGCTCGCGCTGGTCGATGCAGTCCGACCGAAGCTGATTCACGACGGACTCTGGTTCGTCGGTCTCGACATGGTGGGCGACAAGCTGATGGAGGTGAACGTCTTCAGCCCCGGGGGACTCGGCAGCGCCGAGGTTCTTTTCGGAGTGGACTTCTGCGAGCCGGTCATCACTTCGCTCGAGCGGAAGCTGGAGCACAAGCGCCGGTATGGGCGCAACATCAATAACAAAGCCCTGGCAACGGTCTGA
- the gndA gene encoding NADP-dependent phosphogluconate dehydrogenase, whose protein sequence is MAEAGARIGSIGLIGLGAMGRGFAQQLGENDVRVVVWDLDPRKLEAAADELGVEKAASLRELVSALPAPRAFLIMIPPGSRIDDLVELMLPHLGEGDIIIDGGNSFYEDTARRGRKLKKRGIRFVGMGVSGGPDGALRGAALMPSCDEETWEVIEPLLRAVAAKGADGPSLGRIGIDGAGHFVKMVHNGIELGITQALAETYAMTRDLMGYDAEASADFFDAAGEEPFGSYFLDLASRVLRTGDGNGGSGKMVDRIGDQADMNGHGLDIVRAALELGMPIPSISAAVNARRISFMKDHRELLSEIISPAPRAMEPNRREELSSVLTEALHASIACIYVQGFDLIRTASTRFGWHLDLSEIARVWKNGCVVRTQLLEVFCTTCRDKPQATSLLICRHISQLISERREAWRRCVGIAQEHEVSVPLMAASLAWFDGMRTQRLPQNLAQALRDACGRHGIEILDDPGVLRHGDWVEETVAS, encoded by the coding sequence ATGGCGGAAGCAGGTGCGCGCATCGGATCGATCGGCCTCATTGGCCTCGGCGCGATGGGCAGGGGATTCGCTCAACAGCTCGGAGAGAACGACGTTCGTGTCGTTGTCTGGGATCTCGATCCCCGGAAACTCGAGGCCGCCGCGGACGAGCTGGGTGTCGAGAAGGCGGCGTCCCTCAGGGAGCTGGTGAGCGCTCTTCCTGCTCCCCGCGCTTTTCTGATCATGATCCCCCCCGGTTCGCGCATCGATGATCTGGTCGAGCTGATGCTTCCTCATCTGGGTGAGGGCGACATCATCATCGATGGCGGAAACTCGTTTTACGAAGATACGGCGAGGCGCGGCCGGAAATTGAAAAAGCGCGGCATCCGCTTCGTCGGCATGGGCGTATCGGGCGGACCGGACGGAGCGCTTCGAGGCGCTGCTCTGATGCCTTCGTGCGATGAGGAAACGTGGGAAGTGATCGAGCCGCTTCTCAGAGCCGTCGCGGCGAAGGGTGCCGATGGTCCGTCGCTCGGGCGCATCGGGATCGATGGGGCGGGCCACTTCGTGAAGATGGTCCACAACGGGATCGAGCTCGGTATCACACAGGCTCTCGCCGAGACCTATGCGATGACACGCGACCTCATGGGCTACGACGCTGAAGCATCCGCCGACTTTTTCGATGCGGCGGGGGAGGAGCCGTTCGGCTCGTATTTTCTCGATCTCGCGTCGCGTGTGCTTCGCACGGGTGATGGAAACGGCGGCAGCGGAAAGATGGTCGACAGGATCGGTGACCAGGCCGACATGAACGGGCACGGGCTCGATATCGTCCGGGCGGCTCTCGAGCTGGGAATGCCGATACCGTCGATCTCAGCAGCGGTCAACGCCCGCAGGATCTCCTTCATGAAGGATCATCGGGAGCTTCTCTCGGAGATCATCAGCCCTGCCCCCAGGGCGATGGAACCGAACCGGCGGGAAGAGCTTTCGAGCGTTCTGACGGAGGCGCTGCATGCTTCGATCGCATGCATCTACGTGCAGGGCTTCGATCTGATCCGGACGGCATCGACGAGGTTCGGATGGCATCTCGACCTTTCGGAGATCGCTCGTGTCTGGAAGAACGGGTGCGTCGTCCGGACCCAGCTTCTCGAAGTGTTCTGCACGACGTGTCGTGACAAGCCACAGGCGACCTCGTTGTTGATCTGCCGGCACATCTCGCAATTGATCTCGGAGAGACGTGAAGCGTGGCGTCGCTGTGTCGGGATCGCGCAGGAGCACGAGGTTTCGGTGCCGCTGATGGCGGCGAGTCTCGCCTGGTTCGACGGGATGCGTACACAGCGTTTGCCGCAGAATCTGGCTCAGGCTCTTCGCGATGCATGCGGCCGCCACGGGATCGAGATTCTCGACGATCCGGGCGTGCTCCGCCATGGTGACTGGGTCGAAGAGACGGTGGCGAGCTGA
- a CDS encoding N-formylglutamate amidohydrolase: MSEGWTTTIGNGPVIATAIHHGHHIRDELLALTKLDDGARLREEDPFTGRWAARAPTHLIVETSRFEVDLNRPRAKAVYREPDDAWGLDLWRTEPSTEVIARSLWMYDEFYRELEEILEAKVETHGKFALLDIHSYNYRRLGPDAQPEAQNDNPDINIGTGSMERDRWTSIVDGVMREMRRFDRAGRKLDVRENVRFRGGELPRWIHRSFPNSGCSIAVELKKTFMNEWTGEPDQGIIQAYEEMTRGLVELLEAVLR, translated from the coding sequence GTGTCAGAAGGCTGGACCACGACCATCGGCAACGGGCCCGTCATCGCGACCGCAATCCATCACGGCCACCATATCCGCGATGAGCTTCTCGCACTGACAAAGCTCGACGACGGAGCGAGGCTGCGTGAAGAGGATCCTTTTACAGGCCGCTGGGCGGCGCGGGCTCCGACCCACCTGATCGTGGAAACCTCCAGATTCGAAGTCGACCTGAACCGTCCACGCGCGAAGGCGGTCTACCGCGAGCCGGATGATGCATGGGGACTCGATCTCTGGAGGACCGAACCATCGACAGAAGTCATCGCCCGATCCCTTTGGATGTACGACGAGTTCTATCGCGAGCTCGAGGAAATTCTCGAAGCGAAGGTCGAGACGCACGGAAAGTTCGCTTTGCTCGACATTCACTCTTACAACTACCGCCGCCTGGGACCCGACGCGCAGCCTGAAGCCCAGAACGACAATCCCGACATCAACATCGGGACCGGGTCGATGGAACGGGATCGCTGGACCAGTATCGTCGACGGTGTGATGAGGGAAATGCGACGTTTCGACCGGGCCGGACGGAAGCTCGACGTCCGGGAGAATGTGCGGTTCCGGGGTGGTGAGCTCCCTCGCTGGATTCATCGCTCTTTTCCGAATTCGGGTTGCTCCATCGCCGTCGAGCTCAAGAAGACATTCATGAACGAGTGGACCGGCGAGCCCGACCAGGGAATCATTCAGGCATATGAGGAGATGACGCGCGGCCTGGTCGAACTTCTGGAAGCGGTGCTTCGATGA
- a CDS encoding UvrD-helicase domain-containing protein gives MIDTSSLNERQKEAVLHGDGPLLVLAGAGSGKTRVITYRIAHLIDSERARPGEIAAVTFTNKAAAEMYRRISSLLGSSVHGRPTIATFHSLSLRVLREFADRIGYTKSFAVYDSPDQLALIKRVQRKLEMDETAFPPRRLRNAISDAKGKLISVDEFTASNTDFYGSRLARVYGEYQKTLRELDGMDFDDLIVNHVRLLRENEDVRAHLHERWKYLLIDEYQDTNHMQYVLVRELAGQRQNVTAVGDEDQSIYKFRGADIDNILNFERDFEGAEVIKLEQNYRSTGNILAAASAVVSHNVRRKGKTLFTDAAAGDPVRVVAHPRDRDEAEFVISNVRELRETVPLNEIAILFRTNAQSRSFEEELRSANIPYVVVGGTKFYERAEIKDALAFARAAIRHQDAHSIERVINVPARGIGAATIERLRAAAEQTGGTLWDSIVAPPEDLGTRARKAVAEFRAILVDLAKAAEESNVPEFFETLLQRTGYRQLYVNSRDPQDDARIENLDELVSSTKEFQEENPDATVRDYLDAISLIADVDEWDDKSGSLTLMTLHSAKGLEFRVVFLTGLEDGLLPHVQSSDDVEEERRLCYVGMTRAREQLYLTHAGERRVHGTFRQQEESPFLLEIPDDCLERSGTLSHGHGGARSRFEPVRERREASGTASSIGSFFNAPVRFDSSALRTKTARDGGADDKLERGARVRHEQFGDGVILQKEGSGDATRLTVYFDRVGRKKFVARFANLTKI, from the coding sequence ATGATCGACACCTCGAGCCTGAACGAACGCCAGAAAGAGGCCGTGCTGCACGGTGACGGCCCCCTCCTCGTCCTGGCCGGGGCCGGATCCGGCAAGACCCGCGTCATCACCTACCGGATCGCCCATCTGATCGACTCGGAACGAGCCCGGCCCGGTGAGATCGCCGCGGTGACCTTCACGAACAAGGCGGCTGCCGAGATGTATCGGCGAATCAGTTCGCTCCTCGGCTCCTCGGTCCACGGCCGGCCCACGATCGCAACGTTTCATTCGCTGTCGCTGCGTGTGCTTCGGGAGTTCGCCGACCGGATCGGTTACACGAAGTCGTTCGCGGTTTACGACAGCCCGGATCAGCTCGCGCTCATCAAACGCGTCCAGCGAAAGCTGGAGATGGACGAGACCGCGTTCCCCCCACGAAGGCTCCGGAATGCGATCTCGGATGCGAAGGGAAAACTGATCTCGGTGGATGAATTCACCGCAAGTAATACCGACTTCTACGGATCGAGGCTCGCTCGCGTATACGGCGAGTATCAGAAGACGCTTCGCGAGCTGGACGGGATGGACTTCGATGACCTCATCGTCAATCACGTCCGACTCCTGCGGGAGAACGAAGATGTCCGGGCGCACCTCCATGAGCGGTGGAAGTACCTTCTCATCGACGAGTATCAGGACACCAACCACATGCAGTACGTACTTGTGCGGGAGCTCGCCGGCCAACGACAGAATGTCACGGCGGTCGGGGACGAGGACCAGTCGATTTACAAGTTCCGGGGAGCTGACATCGACAATATCCTCAACTTCGAGCGTGACTTCGAAGGTGCGGAGGTCATCAAGCTCGAACAGAATTACCGCTCGACCGGAAACATCCTGGCCGCGGCGAGCGCAGTCGTATCGCACAACGTCCGTCGAAAGGGAAAAACGCTCTTCACCGACGCCGCTGCAGGAGATCCTGTGCGAGTGGTCGCGCATCCGCGAGATCGGGACGAAGCGGAGTTCGTGATCTCGAACGTACGCGAGCTCCGGGAAACGGTCCCTCTGAACGAGATTGCGATCCTTTTTCGCACCAACGCCCAGTCGCGCTCGTTCGAGGAGGAGCTCCGGTCTGCCAACATTCCTTATGTCGTCGTGGGGGGCACGAAGTTCTACGAGCGCGCCGAGATCAAGGATGCGCTGGCGTTCGCTCGGGCAGCGATCCGTCATCAGGACGCTCATTCGATCGAGCGGGTGATCAATGTTCCCGCTCGAGGGATCGGAGCGGCGACGATCGAGCGGCTGCGAGCGGCTGCGGAACAGACGGGAGGAACGCTTTGGGATTCGATCGTGGCGCCACCGGAGGATCTCGGGACGCGCGCACGGAAGGCCGTGGCGGAGTTTCGCGCCATCCTCGTCGATCTGGCGAAAGCCGCCGAGGAATCGAACGTGCCGGAGTTCTTCGAGACTCTGCTCCAGCGCACCGGATACAGGCAGCTCTACGTCAACTCGCGCGATCCTCAGGACGATGCCCGAATCGAGAATCTCGACGAGCTCGTCAGTTCCACCAAGGAGTTTCAGGAGGAAAATCCCGATGCGACGGTCAGGGATTACCTCGATGCAATCTCACTGATCGCCGATGTCGACGAGTGGGACGACAAGTCCGGATCGCTGACTCTGATGACGCTTCATTCCGCCAAGGGGCTCGAGTTTCGGGTCGTGTTTCTGACGGGTCTGGAGGATGGTCTTCTTCCGCACGTCCAGTCGAGCGACGACGTCGAGGAAGAGCGGAGGCTCTGCTATGTCGGAATGACCCGGGCGAGGGAGCAGCTCTACCTCACCCACGCCGGGGAGCGGAGAGTGCATGGAACCTTCCGCCAGCAGGAGGAGTCGCCCTTCCTCCTGGAAATCCCCGACGACTGTCTCGAGCGCTCCGGTACGCTGAGCCACGGCCATGGAGGAGCGCGCTCGCGATTCGAACCGGTCAGAGAACGGAGAGAGGCGTCGGGAACGGCCTCGTCGATCGGAAGTTTTTTCAACGCGCCGGTCCGGTTCGATTCCTCGGCGCTGCGCACGAAAACCGCGCGCGACGGCGGAGCGGATGATAAGCTGGAGCGCGGGGCACGAGTCCGTCACGAGCAATTCGGTGACGGCGTCATTCTCCAGAAGGAAGGGTCGGGCGACGCGACCCGACTCACGGTTTACTTCGACCGGGTGGGCCGAAAGAAATTTGTTGCCCGCTTTGCCAACTTGACGAAGATATAG
- a CDS encoding Hsp20/alpha crystallin family protein gives MAIQVRRSFPFNQIQRDLSRLFETAGRFDDDSVPQNGWAPAVDIMEENDTIVVRAELPGIRKEDINISFENGVLTLEGTREFEDETKERNYHRVERSYGRFVRSFTLPRSVDSERISASYEDGVLEVALPKKEEAKPRKIEIGKTVEN, from the coding sequence ATGGCGATTCAGGTACGAAGATCATTTCCTTTCAACCAGATCCAGCGCGATCTCAGCCGGCTGTTCGAGACCGCAGGCCGCTTCGACGACGACTCGGTCCCCCAGAACGGCTGGGCCCCGGCCGTAGATATCATGGAGGAGAACGACACCATCGTCGTCCGGGCCGAGCTGCCCGGGATCCGGAAAGAGGACATCAACATCTCGTTCGAGAACGGCGTTCTCACTCTCGAGGGGACGCGCGAGTTCGAGGACGAGACCAAAGAGCGCAACTATCACCGGGTCGAGCGCTCGTATGGACGCTTCGTCCGCTCGTTCACTCTTCCGCGGTCCGTCGACTCCGAGAGGATCTCGGCGTCCTACGAGGACGGCGTTCTCGAGGTCGCTCTTCCGAAGAAGGAAGAAGCGAAACCTCGGAAGATCGAAATCGGCAAGACCGTCGAGAACTGA
- a CDS encoding DUF1704 domain-containing protein, with amino-acid sequence MIVAERQLESVSAEELNEVTNSIRDGRTVRLGLPEWGWLYFERQLPFLFFYRPPEDQRSWESELFVLTESSCLVAPAEGSVAESLIGTIESAILPDPLLIIEIVNGVLRDVPKTEGRSVPRPSFRICAGEAPQPIARVLAESLEPIRLFDENAVIEIIDTEPPPLETMPSSIHIALEITPVHVNPATGQPFPIVLQELRRQLSRALQRTAFSFCRSNTHCQPAHFESLGRHEVIDSDWVVDRELTRIADSFGFLLDVTPVNQQQAWREFQESGFRGEPRFEYRRLTIDPEIAKGDLYRIPIDEVEDPTLCHLFREKRAELARMLTMLEERNTDRFIYNSLQLYGPVEQELAELAGEILSTVDPPTSKTPTEDRIDAGAFERLAREELDHYRDQLPGVEAGVEVLPEITSLMVTNGTLCIPSTLSIPRSRLDALLHHEVGTHIVTWLNGKSQRLEQLYTGLAGYDELQEGLAVLAEYLVGQLSDARLRLLAGRVIAVSRRTEEVAFDDAFHELVDQHRFTPRQAFGIVVRVWRGGGLTKDAIYLRGLRNLLDYLADGGDMEILYMGKITESHIPVVRELLRREILVPPPLRPRYLDFPESKTKIEALRHGRTVLDLRSNAA; translated from the coding sequence ATGATCGTTGCCGAACGCCAGCTCGAATCGGTCTCGGCCGAAGAGCTCAACGAAGTCACGAATTCGATTCGGGACGGCCGGACGGTCAGACTCGGTCTTCCCGAATGGGGCTGGCTCTATTTCGAGCGGCAGCTGCCGTTTCTCTTTTTCTACCGACCTCCCGAGGACCAGAGGAGCTGGGAGAGCGAGCTTTTCGTACTCACCGAGTCTTCGTGCCTGGTGGCGCCGGCAGAGGGCTCGGTCGCCGAATCTCTCATCGGGACCATCGAGTCGGCAATCCTGCCCGACCCACTACTGATCATCGAAATTGTGAACGGCGTGCTCCGCGACGTTCCGAAGACCGAGGGGCGGTCAGTCCCACGGCCATCGTTTCGGATATGTGCCGGCGAAGCCCCACAACCGATCGCGAGGGTTCTCGCCGAGAGCCTGGAACCGATCCGGCTTTTCGACGAAAACGCGGTCATCGAGATCATCGACACCGAGCCGCCACCGCTCGAAACGATGCCGAGCTCGATCCATATCGCACTCGAGATCACTCCGGTCCACGTGAATCCCGCCACGGGACAGCCATTTCCGATCGTACTCCAGGAGCTCCGCCGGCAACTTTCACGCGCGCTTCAGAGAACCGCATTTTCATTCTGTCGCAGCAATACCCACTGTCAGCCTGCGCACTTCGAATCGCTCGGAAGGCATGAGGTCATCGATTCCGACTGGGTCGTCGATCGTGAGCTCACGCGCATCGCCGACAGCTTCGGGTTTCTTCTCGACGTGACTCCCGTCAACCAGCAGCAGGCATGGAGAGAGTTTCAGGAGAGCGGGTTTCGAGGAGAGCCGCGCTTCGAATACCGCCGGCTCACCATCGATCCCGAAATTGCCAAGGGGGACCTCTATCGGATTCCGATCGACGAGGTGGAGGATCCGACACTCTGCCATCTTTTTCGTGAAAAGCGCGCCGAGCTCGCCCGCATGCTGACGATGCTCGAGGAGAGGAACACCGACCGATTCATCTACAACAGTCTGCAGCTCTACGGTCCGGTCGAGCAGGAGCTCGCGGAGCTGGCCGGCGAGATTCTTTCCACGGTCGATCCTCCGACGTCGAAAACCCCGACTGAGGATCGAATCGACGCGGGTGCTTTCGAGCGACTGGCCCGCGAGGAGCTCGATCATTACAGGGATCAGTTGCCCGGGGTCGAGGCGGGAGTCGAAGTGCTTCCCGAGATCACGAGCCTGATGGTCACCAACGGCACCCTCTGCATCCCCTCGACGCTCTCCATTCCGCGGAGCCGGCTCGATGCCCTGCTTCATCACGAGGTCGGAACCCACATCGTCACGTGGCTGAACGGAAAGAGCCAGCGGCTCGAGCAGCTTTACACGGGGCTGGCGGGGTACGACGAGCTTCAGGAGGGCCTCGCCGTTCTCGCGGAGTATCTCGTCGGCCAGCTCAGCGACGCCCGGCTGCGGCTCCTGGCCGGCCGGGTGATCGCAGTCAGCAGGCGGACCGAGGAAGTCGCCTTCGATGATGCCTTCCATGAGCTCGTCGATCAGCACCGCTTCACCCCCCGTCAGGCTTTCGGAATCGTCGTTCGAGTCTGGCGCGGTGGCGGCCTGACCAAGGATGCCATCTATCTCCGGGGACTGCGCAATCTGCTCGACTACCTCGCCGACGGCGGTGACATGGAGATCCTCTACATGGGAAAGATCACCGAATCGCACATCCCGGTCGTCCGCGAGCTGCTGCGCCGGGAGATTCTCGTACCGCCACCTCTTCGTCCCCGCTATCTCGACTTTCCCGAATCGAAAACCAAGATCGAAGCGTTGCGACACGGTCGTACCGTGCTCGATCTCAGGAGTAATGCCGCATGA
- a CDS encoding sigma-70 family RNA polymerase sigma factor translates to MPELISRQEETEDRELVAATLDGDQDAFTLLVQRYERRIVNYVRRIIRRHEDAHDLAQDIFIKVYMALDRYDPKYEFSTWLFRIAQNAAIDVVRKKGIIEESLVRPGRDGEGEQEMDVEGEEVSPYRSLSNKQMAAAMELAIERLPDDYRDLIDLRHFGELSYEEIAAVKGMPLGTVKNKLFRARNVLKGELEHFLEP, encoded by the coding sequence ATGCCGGAGCTGATCAGCAGACAAGAGGAAACCGAAGACAGGGAGCTCGTCGCAGCCACTCTCGACGGGGACCAGGACGCTTTCACGCTGCTCGTGCAGCGGTACGAGCGACGGATCGTCAACTACGTTCGAAGGATCATCCGGAGGCACGAGGACGCTCACGACCTCGCCCAGGACATCTTCATCAAGGTCTACATGGCGCTCGATCGCTACGACCCGAAGTACGAGTTCTCGACCTGGCTGTTTCGCATCGCGCAAAACGCGGCGATCGACGTGGTCCGGAAGAAAGGAATCATCGAGGAAAGTCTCGTCCGCCCTGGCAGGGATGGAGAGGGAGAGCAGGAGATGGACGTCGAAGGAGAGGAGGTCTCCCCTTACCGATCGCTCTCGAACAAACAGATGGCGGCGGCGATGGAGCTGGCCATCGAGCGTCTCCCCGACGACTATCGGGACCTGATCGACCTCAGACACTTCGGCGAGCTCAGCTACGAGGAGATTGCCGCGGTCAAGGGGATGCCTCTCGGAACAGTCAAAAATAAACTTTTCAGAGCCCGGAACGTACTGAAAGGGGAGCTGGAGCACTTTCTCGAGCCATGA
- a CDS encoding twin-arginine translocase TatA/TatE family subunit, producing MGPLGFPELIIIFLIIVVIFGASKLPQLGRGMGEGISNFREGLKGKQDEEDKRS from the coding sequence ATGGGACCGTTGGGATTCCCGGAGTTGATCATCATCTTTCTCATCATTGTCGTCATCTTCGGCGCATCGAAGCTCCCTCAGCTGGGTCGTGGGATGGGTGAGGGGATCTCGAATTTTCGTGAGGGACTCAAAGGAAAGCAGGACGAGGAGGACAAGCGGTCCTGA
- a CDS encoding class I SAM-dependent methyltransferase yields the protein MASKISALYEGRWLSNYVYWKIRIDPVYAAVAQRLEQMDRPLLDLGCGLGVLEFYLRESGIDSPITGLDRDGDKIDAARRVAEANYTGLTFESRFLTELDQIPGHVALIDVIHYLDDDLQQSLLSSIGERLTEGSRVILRQTLADRGWRSRVTWLGEVFARTTGWNLMSTINVPTLETIDACFPAERFDRYLEPLWGRTPFNGFLLEYHRRPANRTPSGTKP from the coding sequence ATGGCCTCGAAAATCTCCGCCCTTTACGAGGGTCGCTGGCTCTCGAACTACGTGTACTGGAAGATCCGCATCGACCCCGTCTATGCCGCAGTCGCACAAAGACTCGAGCAGATGGACCGGCCCCTGCTCGATCTCGGTTGTGGCCTCGGAGTACTCGAGTTCTACCTGCGGGAGTCGGGCATCGATTCGCCGATCACAGGTCTCGATCGAGACGGCGACAAGATCGATGCTGCTCGTCGGGTGGCCGAGGCCAATTACACCGGTCTGACCTTCGAATCGCGCTTTCTCACCGAGCTCGACCAGATCCCCGGCCATGTCGCGCTGATCGACGTCATCCACTACCTCGACGATGATCTCCAGCAGAGCCTGCTGAGCTCGATCGGCGAGCGGCTGACCGAAGGGTCCCGAGTCATTCTCAGACAGACCCTCGCCGACCGCGGCTGGCGCTCCCGCGTGACCTGGCTCGGAGAGGTCTTCGCCCGGACCACCGGATGGAACCTTATGAGCACGATCAACGTCCCGACGCTCGAGACGATCGATGCCTGCTTCCCCGCCGAGCGGTTCGACCGGTACCTGGAGCCGCTCTGGGGTCGTACGCCCTTCAACGGCTTCCTCCTCGAGTACCATCGCCGGCCGGCCAATCGAACCCCCTCGGGTACAAAACCTTAG
- the rfbD gene encoding dTDP-4-dehydrorhamnose reductase: MTAGRRYLVTGAGGMVGSALCEALRGNGVDLIAVGHSELDVANREDVVDLLGMVRPDVVINCAAYTNVDGCEDNRELAMSVNADAVRTLAEETSRWNGLLVQLSTDFVFDGRSGAPYEFTDTPSPLSVYGESKLKGERAAAEADRHLILRTSWVFGRGGRNFVEAIIGQLESGKDELRVVDDQRGRPTWVPHLVEATTALIEATLGDPSISGTFHYADAPACSWYEFAEAIVSELEARGELEREIDLLPVSSQAFPRPARRPKSSVLSTARWEEITGRAPESWRVGLANYLEQRKTP; encoded by the coding sequence GTGACGGCCGGCCGGCGTTATCTCGTGACTGGCGCTGGTGGAATGGTCGGGAGCGCGCTCTGTGAGGCGCTTCGCGGTAACGGAGTCGATCTGATCGCCGTCGGACACTCCGAGCTCGACGTGGCAAACAGAGAGGATGTCGTCGATCTGCTCGGAATGGTGCGCCCAGACGTTGTGATCAACTGTGCCGCATACACCAACGTCGATGGATGCGAGGACAACCGGGAGCTCGCCATGAGTGTCAATGCGGATGCGGTCCGAACTCTGGCCGAGGAGACGAGCCGGTGGAACGGTCTGCTCGTCCAGCTCTCGACAGACTTCGTTTTCGACGGCCGCTCCGGGGCACCTTACGAGTTCACCGATACGCCGTCTCCGCTGTCGGTCTACGGGGAGTCGAAGCTGAAGGGGGAGCGAGCTGCGGCCGAGGCGGACCGGCATCTCATCCTACGGACCTCCTGGGTCTTCGGCAGAGGAGGACGAAATTTCGTCGAAGCGATCATCGGGCAGCTCGAGTCGGGAAAAGACGAGCTTCGCGTCGTCGATGATCAGCGAGGGCGGCCGACCTGGGTGCCTCATCTGGTCGAAGCGACCACAGCACTGATCGAGGCGACGCTCGGGGATCCGTCAATTTCCGGCACCTTTCACTACGCGGATGCTCCGGCGTGCTCGTGGTACGAGTTTGCCGAGGCGATCGTGAGCGAGCTCGAAGCAAGAGGCGAGCTGGAGAGAGAGATCGATCTCTTACCCGTGAGCAGTCAGGCCTTCCCGAGGCCCGCCCGGCGCCCGAAGTCCTCGGTTTTGTCGACCGCGAGATGGGAAGAGATCACTGGTCGAGCTCCCGAGTCGTGGCGCGTCGGGCTCGCGAATTATCTCGAACAGAGAAAGACGCCCTGA